A window of the Xenopus laevis strain J_2021 chromosome 9_10L, Xenopus_laevis_v10.1, whole genome shotgun sequence genome harbors these coding sequences:
- the rbm45.L gene encoding RNA-binding protein 45 isoform X3, with protein MEDSSGFRPSVGNLDDPPNSRVFLVVSKYATEDLIRERFSDFGEIQDIWVVKDKQTKESKGIAFVKYSKSSQACRAMEEMHGRCLSESTKPIKEYGHIEYCLIIKNKSTGESKGLAYVRFLKPSQAALAIENCDRSFKAILAEPKNKGGSGGGVTENDYHSSARQEALIQHDHTAAATVFSYEYDYSSYDKNADARTQETISKRLIVVSRLPMIQEQVHNLFDLIPGLEYCEVQRDPYNSFGHAIVQYQNISSAIYAKYKLHGFEYPPGNRLGVTYLNDGGDGSELLRKMASQMVAAQVSSMVWGSSQHYPTAPPFERAYGSPVTSQLQTDAALPSIKKKAPSDAQSKERLFIVFNPHPLPLDIMEDAFCRFGNLIEVYIVPGKNVGYARYADVSSANDAIAVLHGKMVNGVKLKVMQADSPRDESNKRQRTY; from the exons ATGGAAGACAGCAGCGGATTCCGCCCCTCGGTGGGCAATTTGGACGACCCCCCGAACAGCAGGGTATTCTTGGTGGTCAGCAAATATGCGACAGAGGACTTGATCAGGGAAAGGTTCTCCGATTTCGGCGAAATCCAGGACATTTGGGTGGTCAAAGACAAGCAGACAAAGGAGTCTAAAGGGATCGCGTTTGTCAAGTACTCCAAGTCTTCGCAGGCTTGTAGGGCAATGGAAGAGATGCACGGCCGGTGCCTTAGTGAGAGCACCAAACCCATAAAG GAATATGGACACATCGAGTATtgcttaattattaaaaataagagTACCGGTGAAAGTAAGGGTTTGGCATATGTGAGATTCCTGAAGCCCTCTCAGGCTGCTTTGGCTATCGAAAACTGTGACAGAA GCTTTAAGGCAATTTTGGCTGAGCCTAAGAACAAAGGTGGAAGTGGTGGAGGTGTCACAGAGAACGACTACCACAGCAGCGCAAGGCAAGAAGCATTGATACAGCATGACCACACTGCTGCTGCCACTGTGTTTTCTTATG AGTATGATTATTCATCTTACGACAAAAATGCAGATGCCAGAACACAGGAGACCATATCCAAGAGGCTCATCGTTGTTTCAAGACTTCCAATGATTCAGGAGCAAGTGCACAATTTATTTGATCTGATTCCTGGTCTTGAATATTGTGAGGTCCAGCGAGATCCATATAACAGCTTTG GCCATGCTATTGTGCAATACCAGAACATATCATCTGCTATATATGCCAAGTACAAGCTGCATGGCTTTGAGTATCCTCCTGGAAATCGTCTTGGAGTCACTTACTTAAATGATGGTGGAGATGGCTCTGA ACTTCTTCGAAAAATGGCTTCACAGATGGTGGCTGCTCAGGTCAGTTCAATGGTATGGGGCTCTTCGCAGCATTATCCTACAGCACCG CCTTTTGAACGAGCATATGGCTCCCCTGTTACATCTCAGCTCCAGACTGACGCTGCTCTTCCATCAATCAAAAAGAAAGCTCCAAGTGATGCACAGTCAAAGGAAAGGCTATTTATTGTGTTCAACCCCCATCCATTACCTTTGGATATAATGGAAGATGCTTTCTG TCGTTTTGGAAATCTTATTGAAGTGTATATTGTACCGGGGAAAAATGTTGGCTATGCCAGATATGCTGATGTCTCCAGTGCCAACGATGCTATTGCAGTTTTACATGGGAAGATGGTAAATGGTGTAAAGCTGAAAGTGATGCAGGCAGATTCTCCCAGAGATGAGTCCAACAAGAGACAGAGGACCTATTGA
- the rbm45.L gene encoding RNA-binding protein 45 isoform X2, whose product MEDSSGFRPSVGNLDDPPNSRVFLVVSKYATEDLIRERFSDFGEIQDIWVVKDKQTKESKGIAFVKYSKSSQACRAMEEMHGRCLSESTKPIKVFIAQSRGSSNHRDVEDEELTRIFVMIPKSYTEEDVKQKFKEYGHIEYCLIIKNKSTGESKGLAYVRFLKPSQAALAIENCDRSFKAILAEPKNKGGSGGGVTENDYHSSARQEALIQHDHTAAATVFSYEYDYSSYDKNADARTQETISKRLIVVSRLPMIQEQVHNLFDLIPGLEYCEVQRDPYNSFGHAIVQYQNISSAIYAKYKLHGFEYPPGNRLGVTYLNDGGDGSELLRKMASQMVAAQPFERAYGSPVTSQLQTDAALPSIKKKAPSDAQSKERLFIVFNPHPLPLDIMEDAFCRFGNLIEVYIVPGKNVGYARYADVSSANDAIAVLHGKMVNGVKLKVMQADSPRDESNKRQRTY is encoded by the exons ATGGAAGACAGCAGCGGATTCCGCCCCTCGGTGGGCAATTTGGACGACCCCCCGAACAGCAGGGTATTCTTGGTGGTCAGCAAATATGCGACAGAGGACTTGATCAGGGAAAGGTTCTCCGATTTCGGCGAAATCCAGGACATTTGGGTGGTCAAAGACAAGCAGACAAAGGAGTCTAAAGGGATCGCGTTTGTCAAGTACTCCAAGTCTTCGCAGGCTTGTAGGGCAATGGAAGAGATGCACGGCCGGTGCCTTAGTGAGAGCACCAAACCCATAAAG GTGTTCATTGCACAGTCAAGAGGTTCTTCAAATCACAGAGATGTTGAAGATGAAGAGCTAACAAGAATTTTTGTAATGATTCCAAAGTCATACACGGAAGAAGATGTAAAGCAAAAATTTAAG GAATATGGACACATCGAGTATtgcttaattattaaaaataagagTACCGGTGAAAGTAAGGGTTTGGCATATGTGAGATTCCTGAAGCCCTCTCAGGCTGCTTTGGCTATCGAAAACTGTGACAGAA GCTTTAAGGCAATTTTGGCTGAGCCTAAGAACAAAGGTGGAAGTGGTGGAGGTGTCACAGAGAACGACTACCACAGCAGCGCAAGGCAAGAAGCATTGATACAGCATGACCACACTGCTGCTGCCACTGTGTTTTCTTATG AGTATGATTATTCATCTTACGACAAAAATGCAGATGCCAGAACACAGGAGACCATATCCAAGAGGCTCATCGTTGTTTCAAGACTTCCAATGATTCAGGAGCAAGTGCACAATTTATTTGATCTGATTCCTGGTCTTGAATATTGTGAGGTCCAGCGAGATCCATATAACAGCTTTG GCCATGCTATTGTGCAATACCAGAACATATCATCTGCTATATATGCCAAGTACAAGCTGCATGGCTTTGAGTATCCTCCTGGAAATCGTCTTGGAGTCACTTACTTAAATGATGGTGGAGATGGCTCTGA ACTTCTTCGAAAAATGGCTTCACAGATGGTGGCTGCTCAG CCTTTTGAACGAGCATATGGCTCCCCTGTTACATCTCAGCTCCAGACTGACGCTGCTCTTCCATCAATCAAAAAGAAAGCTCCAAGTGATGCACAGTCAAAGGAAAGGCTATTTATTGTGTTCAACCCCCATCCATTACCTTTGGATATAATGGAAGATGCTTTCTG TCGTTTTGGAAATCTTATTGAAGTGTATATTGTACCGGGGAAAAATGTTGGCTATGCCAGATATGCTGATGTCTCCAGTGCCAACGATGCTATTGCAGTTTTACATGGGAAGATGGTAAATGGTGTAAAGCTGAAAGTGATGCAGGCAGATTCTCCCAGAGATGAGTCCAACAAGAGACAGAGGACCTATTGA
- the rbm45.L gene encoding RNA-binding protein 45 isoform X1, which yields MEDSSGFRPSVGNLDDPPNSRVFLVVSKYATEDLIRERFSDFGEIQDIWVVKDKQTKESKGIAFVKYSKSSQACRAMEEMHGRCLSESTKPIKVFIAQSRGSSNHRDVEDEELTRIFVMIPKSYTEEDVKQKFKEYGHIEYCLIIKNKSTGESKGLAYVRFLKPSQAALAIENCDRSFKAILAEPKNKGGSGGGVTENDYHSSARQEALIQHDHTAAATVFSYEYDYSSYDKNADARTQETISKRLIVVSRLPMIQEQVHNLFDLIPGLEYCEVQRDPYNSFGHAIVQYQNISSAIYAKYKLHGFEYPPGNRLGVTYLNDGGDGSELLRKMASQMVAAQVSSMVWGSSQHYPTAPPFERAYGSPVTSQLQTDAALPSIKKKAPSDAQSKERLFIVFNPHPLPLDIMEDAFCRFGNLIEVYIVPGKNVGYARYADVSSANDAIAVLHGKMVNGVKLKVMQADSPRDESNKRQRTY from the exons ATGGAAGACAGCAGCGGATTCCGCCCCTCGGTGGGCAATTTGGACGACCCCCCGAACAGCAGGGTATTCTTGGTGGTCAGCAAATATGCGACAGAGGACTTGATCAGGGAAAGGTTCTCCGATTTCGGCGAAATCCAGGACATTTGGGTGGTCAAAGACAAGCAGACAAAGGAGTCTAAAGGGATCGCGTTTGTCAAGTACTCCAAGTCTTCGCAGGCTTGTAGGGCAATGGAAGAGATGCACGGCCGGTGCCTTAGTGAGAGCACCAAACCCATAAAG GTGTTCATTGCACAGTCAAGAGGTTCTTCAAATCACAGAGATGTTGAAGATGAAGAGCTAACAAGAATTTTTGTAATGATTCCAAAGTCATACACGGAAGAAGATGTAAAGCAAAAATTTAAG GAATATGGACACATCGAGTATtgcttaattattaaaaataagagTACCGGTGAAAGTAAGGGTTTGGCATATGTGAGATTCCTGAAGCCCTCTCAGGCTGCTTTGGCTATCGAAAACTGTGACAGAA GCTTTAAGGCAATTTTGGCTGAGCCTAAGAACAAAGGTGGAAGTGGTGGAGGTGTCACAGAGAACGACTACCACAGCAGCGCAAGGCAAGAAGCATTGATACAGCATGACCACACTGCTGCTGCCACTGTGTTTTCTTATG AGTATGATTATTCATCTTACGACAAAAATGCAGATGCCAGAACACAGGAGACCATATCCAAGAGGCTCATCGTTGTTTCAAGACTTCCAATGATTCAGGAGCAAGTGCACAATTTATTTGATCTGATTCCTGGTCTTGAATATTGTGAGGTCCAGCGAGATCCATATAACAGCTTTG GCCATGCTATTGTGCAATACCAGAACATATCATCTGCTATATATGCCAAGTACAAGCTGCATGGCTTTGAGTATCCTCCTGGAAATCGTCTTGGAGTCACTTACTTAAATGATGGTGGAGATGGCTCTGA ACTTCTTCGAAAAATGGCTTCACAGATGGTGGCTGCTCAGGTCAGTTCAATGGTATGGGGCTCTTCGCAGCATTATCCTACAGCACCG CCTTTTGAACGAGCATATGGCTCCCCTGTTACATCTCAGCTCCAGACTGACGCTGCTCTTCCATCAATCAAAAAGAAAGCTCCAAGTGATGCACAGTCAAAGGAAAGGCTATTTATTGTGTTCAACCCCCATCCATTACCTTTGGATATAATGGAAGATGCTTTCTG TCGTTTTGGAAATCTTATTGAAGTGTATATTGTACCGGGGAAAAATGTTGGCTATGCCAGATATGCTGATGTCTCCAGTGCCAACGATGCTATTGCAGTTTTACATGGGAAGATGGTAAATGGTGTAAAGCTGAAAGTGATGCAGGCAGATTCTCCCAGAGATGAGTCCAACAAGAGACAGAGGACCTATTGA